A part of Corynebacterium lactis RW2-5 genomic DNA contains:
- a CDS encoding DUF3000 domain-containing protein, with protein sequence MPVTGTDSTPQAFLDAVETMHAAQLRPEISLGTIRPPQKLAPYSHAIGLEVAQPEVVAIPETSEGDAFGRLILLHDPRSEETWDGSMRLVAYIQADMDAALAEDPLLPQVAWQWLTEAFEENGASYSSLGGTVTTTNSVRYGDIGGKPQAFQVEMRASWTAGDNDLTAHVESFAQVLANVAGLPPVGVTVLGK encoded by the coding sequence ATGCCCGTGACTGGAACCGATTCAACGCCACAGGCATTTCTCGACGCAGTTGAGACGATGCACGCCGCCCAACTGCGCCCCGAAATCTCTCTGGGCACAATCCGGCCACCGCAGAAGTTGGCGCCCTATAGCCACGCAATTGGCTTGGAGGTTGCTCAGCCTGAAGTAGTTGCCATTCCCGAGACCTCGGAGGGCGATGCTTTCGGTCGACTCATCCTCCTGCATGACCCCCGCTCGGAAGAAACTTGGGATGGTTCCATGCGCCTCGTTGCTTACATCCAGGCAGACATGGATGCAGCACTGGCTGAAGATCCCCTTCTCCCCCAGGTTGCCTGGCAGTGGCTTACTGAAGCCTTCGAGGAAAACGGGGCCTCGTACAGCAGCCTGGGCGGTACGGTTACCACCACGAACTCTGTCCGTTACGGAGACATCGGCGGTAAGCCCCAGGCCTTTCAGGTCGAGATGCGCGCGTCCTGGACCGCGGGCGATAATGACCTCACAGCTCACGTCGAGTCCTTCGCCCAGGTACTGGCAAATGTCGCGGGGCTGCCGCCGGTCGGCGTCACGGTCCTAGGCAAGTAG
- the hemE gene encoding uroporphyrinogen decarboxylase → MMVDMNNRRALKDAPIIDAAYGRSPSRRPVWFMRQAGRSLPEYRQVRKDIAMLDSCFRPDLLAEITMQPVRRHDVDAAILFSDIVVPLKAAGVDLDIVPGRGPVVENPLRCSNDIEALPDVAEEQLAPIAEGIGLILGELNESQALIGFAGAPFTLASYLVEGGPSRNHEQTKALMHSNPELWHKLMQKITPMVITFLKAQISAGVDAVQLFDSWAGFLTQRDYRRFVLPYSTEIFAAVADAGIPRIHFGVGTGELLGAMAEAGPEVMGVDWRVPLDAAASRIRASLAEATPGADPESTALALQGNLDPAILFSGEKALEAEIKRVCSEADRAIARGNARGHIFNLGHGVLPQTDPGMITRAVEIIHSN, encoded by the coding sequence ATGATGGTCGATATGAATAACCGTCGTGCTTTGAAAGACGCACCGATTATCGATGCGGCCTACGGCAGGTCGCCATCCCGTCGCCCCGTGTGGTTCATGCGGCAAGCAGGCCGTTCGCTTCCGGAGTACCGGCAGGTGCGTAAGGATATCGCGATGCTGGACTCGTGCTTCCGTCCAGATCTGCTTGCGGAGATCACCATGCAGCCCGTACGCAGGCACGATGTCGACGCTGCAATCTTGTTCTCCGACATTGTCGTCCCGCTCAAGGCCGCTGGCGTTGATCTGGATATCGTGCCAGGGAGAGGGCCGGTTGTCGAAAATCCGCTTCGTTGTTCGAACGATATCGAGGCACTTCCAGATGTCGCTGAGGAGCAGCTGGCGCCCATTGCCGAGGGGATCGGCCTGATTCTTGGCGAACTGAACGAATCTCAGGCTCTTATTGGCTTCGCCGGCGCTCCGTTTACACTCGCCTCCTATCTCGTCGAGGGTGGTCCATCGCGCAACCACGAGCAGACGAAGGCGTTGATGCATTCGAATCCCGAGCTGTGGCACAAACTGATGCAGAAGATTACCCCGATGGTGATTACATTCCTCAAAGCCCAAATTTCAGCTGGCGTCGATGCGGTTCAGCTATTCGATTCCTGGGCCGGATTCCTCACGCAGCGTGATTATCGTCGTTTTGTCTTGCCGTATTCGACGGAAATCTTCGCCGCCGTTGCGGACGCGGGGATTCCCCGCATTCACTTCGGAGTCGGCACAGGCGAACTGCTCGGGGCTATGGCAGAGGCGGGCCCAGAAGTAATGGGTGTCGACTGGCGAGTTCCACTCGATGCAGCGGCGTCCAGGATTCGTGCATCGCTGGCTGAGGCGACACCGGGTGCGGACCCCGAGTCCACCGCGTTAGCGCTTCAGGGCAATCTCGATCCAGCGATTCTCTTCTCGGGAGAAAAAGCGCTCGAAGCAGAAATCAAGAGGGTCTGCAGCGAAGCCGACCGCGCGATTGCTCGAGGCAATGCCCGCGGACACATCTTCAACCTGGGGCACGGAGTTCTCCCGCAAACTGACCCAGGCATGATTACTCGGGCGGTGGAGATAATTCACAGCAACTAG
- the hemG gene encoding protoporphyrinogen oxidase has translation MVVKPQTVAVIGAGISGLTSAYELRRRLGPGARIVVVDGAEKIGGKLKTVLTERGPLEVGAEAYLAFRKDATDFFTKLGLGDQLVPPSTYPSQLYVGGKLRQLPRNTIMGIPASPGGLEDLLPAKTLETIANESNLELSAGIHWVPGDDMNVGQLVAARFGPDVVDRIVSPLLGGVYSSTAYDLGIRATIPQLANALDSMASAGEFVSLGGAVKRVLDGRKQAQQPRLGSEAVHSEGKEGKPIPKRPPVFKTFRDGFEVLYSTLAEESGAELILGTVGTAIRRVDTGFELSLEPTSASEESHESLLADGVVVAAPAKSTAQLVAKLVPDAGEIIGGVDAASCAVVAMCFDSAEGLPEINGVLCEINSGLCAKAFTISSRKWPHISEGYPAVVRASFGRLDDDSAVHLSDEELVEHAKRDLAQATGFAVEPAETIVQRWWNGIPKFDVGHGQLMDFATADVATVPGLALTGAWLSGPGIPECIANAREAAAKVAAEIN, from the coding sequence GTGGTTGTCAAACCTCAAACCGTCGCTGTAATCGGTGCCGGTATTTCCGGACTCACAAGTGCGTACGAGCTTCGCCGAAGATTAGGCCCGGGCGCTCGAATCGTAGTGGTTGACGGGGCAGAAAAAATCGGCGGCAAATTGAAGACCGTCCTTACCGAACGCGGGCCGCTCGAAGTCGGTGCCGAGGCTTACTTGGCTTTCCGTAAAGATGCCACCGACTTCTTCACCAAATTGGGGCTTGGCGACCAGCTAGTGCCCCCGTCGACGTACCCGTCGCAGCTCTACGTCGGAGGCAAGCTGCGCCAGCTGCCTCGCAACACCATTATGGGCATTCCCGCGAGCCCCGGGGGTCTCGAGGACCTTTTGCCGGCTAAGACGCTCGAGACTATCGCGAACGAATCCAATCTAGAACTCTCAGCCGGAATCCACTGGGTCCCGGGAGACGATATGAATGTTGGCCAACTGGTGGCTGCTCGCTTCGGCCCCGATGTAGTCGATCGGATCGTCTCGCCTCTACTCGGTGGCGTCTACTCGTCGACTGCCTACGACTTAGGCATCCGGGCGACCATTCCCCAGTTGGCGAATGCTCTGGACTCTATGGCTAGCGCCGGTGAGTTTGTCAGCCTTGGCGGGGCGGTAAAGAGAGTCCTAGACGGCCGCAAGCAAGCGCAACAGCCAAGGCTCGGATCGGAGGCCGTGCATTCAGAAGGCAAGGAAGGCAAACCGATTCCGAAACGCCCGCCAGTCTTCAAAACCTTCCGAGACGGGTTCGAGGTGCTTTATTCGACGCTCGCCGAGGAGTCGGGCGCGGAATTGATTCTCGGCACTGTGGGAACTGCGATTCGCAGGGTAGATACAGGTTTTGAACTCTCGTTGGAGCCGACGTCGGCAAGCGAAGAAAGCCACGAGAGCTTGCTTGCCGACGGGGTGGTCGTTGCGGCGCCGGCGAAGTCCACTGCCCAACTTGTGGCGAAATTGGTGCCGGACGCTGGAGAAATCATCGGTGGTGTGGATGCCGCGAGTTGTGCAGTCGTCGCGATGTGTTTTGATTCTGCCGAGGGGTTGCCGGAAATCAACGGAGTGCTGTGCGAAATCAACTCAGGGCTGTGCGCCAAGGCATTTACCATCTCGTCCCGGAAATGGCCGCATATTAGCGAGGGATACCCAGCGGTTGTGCGTGCTAGCTTTGGCCGGCTTGACGACGATTCCGCTGTGCACCTCTCCGACGAGGAACTGGTAGAGCACGCGAAACGCGATTTGGCACAGGCCACTGGATTTGCGGTGGAACCGGCCGAAACAATTGTCCAACGGTGGTGGAACGGAATTCCCAAGTTCGATGTTGGCCACGGTCAGCTGATGGACTTTGCGACCGCGGATGTAGCTACGGTGCCGGGATTGGCCTTAACGGGGGCTTGGCTGAGTGGCCCCGGAATCCCCGAGTGCATTGCCAACGCACGAGAGGCTGCGGCGAAAGTCGCTGCGGAAATCAATTAA
- the hemQ gene encoding hydrogen peroxide-dependent heme synthase yields MAKLDFKKLNETVRYTMWSAFKVRPGQLGEDRVDAIAKTRKFLERYENEDLIIRGFYDISGMRAEADYMFWIHAEKMEDLQAFYNAFLRETPLGQASTAHWSNAGLHRPAEFNKSHLPSFIMGEEPGRWIAVYPFVRSYEWYVMDSAKRRKILAEHGMAGRDYPDVRANTVPAFALGDYEWILAFEGPELDRIVDLMWKMRYTEARLHVREEIPFHTGRRVDDIEEIINVLP; encoded by the coding sequence ATGGCGAAGTTGGATTTTAAGAAGCTCAACGAAACCGTGCGATACACCATGTGGTCAGCCTTTAAAGTCCGCCCTGGACAGCTTGGTGAAGACCGCGTGGACGCAATAGCGAAGACCCGGAAATTCCTGGAGCGCTACGAGAATGAGGACCTAATCATTCGCGGTTTTTACGATATTTCTGGCATGCGCGCCGAGGCAGACTACATGTTCTGGATTCACGCAGAGAAGATGGAGGACCTCCAGGCCTTCTACAACGCCTTCCTTCGTGAGACGCCTCTTGGACAGGCCTCCACTGCGCACTGGTCGAACGCTGGTCTGCATCGACCGGCTGAGTTCAACAAGTCGCACCTTCCGTCGTTCATTATGGGCGAGGAACCCGGCCGCTGGATCGCTGTGTATCCGTTCGTGCGTTCCTACGAGTGGTACGTGATGGATTCCGCGAAGCGTCGCAAGATTCTGGCTGAGCATGGAATGGCCGGCCGCGACTACCCAGACGTTCGTGCCAACACCGTCCCCGCATTTGCGCTCGGCGACTACGAGTGGATTCTCGCCTTTGAAGGTCCTGAGCTCGATCGAATCGTCGACCTGATGTGGAAGATGCGCTACACAGAAGCTCGACTTCACGTCCGAGAGGAGATTCCGTTCCACACCGGTCGTCGCGTCGACGATATTGAGGAGATTATTAACGTTTTGCCGTAG
- the msrB gene encoding peptide-methionine (R)-S-oxide reductase MsrB, translating to MPDSTFEDWNLTDEQWRERLSAAEYQVLREAGTERAFTGEYTDTETAGVYRCRACGFELFRSTEKFHSHCGWPSFFSPLAGDRVIERRDTSHGMVRTEVLCARCNSHLGHVFEGEGYDTPTDLRYCINSISLTLEEAE from the coding sequence ATGCCTGACTCAACATTCGAAGACTGGAACCTGACGGACGAACAGTGGCGCGAGCGGCTGTCAGCCGCGGAGTACCAGGTGCTTCGTGAAGCCGGAACCGAACGCGCCTTTACCGGCGAATACACGGACACGGAAACCGCGGGAGTCTACCGCTGTCGCGCCTGCGGTTTTGAACTGTTCCGCTCTACGGAGAAATTCCACTCCCATTGCGGTTGGCCATCATTTTTCTCGCCGCTAGCTGGGGATCGCGTAATCGAGCGCCGGGACACCAGCCACGGCATGGTGCGCACTGAGGTCCTGTGCGCGCGCTGCAACTCCCACCTTGGTCACGTATTCGAGGGTGAGGGCTACGATACCCCAACCGATCTGCGCTACTGCATCAATTCGATTTCGCTGACCCTGGAAGAAGCCGAGTAG
- a CDS encoding glycosyltransferase family 87 protein, whose protein sequence is MNSTSSPTQQQCPTPSDERLTGGAFAPRWIPQNLSRALCSFLWPIVIVEIIHRAWILSSNLASTDDFTTVWSAVDRFVSGVPVYSENYLTTDPHYLYSPGATLLLSPMALFGDIDSGRLWFAIIQAIAIVAALVMLLRWLGVEKQSPLIPGLVAIAFLTEPVTNTLDFTNVNGSLFLALVAFLILLDMRKSLLAGLIIGLAIAIKPVFLPLLFLPFMRRQFSTVIAAIAVVTAANAAAWPVMVQPRDYIDITIPYLGIVRDYANASLPGQLVWFGANPKLILLWQVFFAAFVIVALVLLLRWLERDEKFWLTTTSGLLLTGAFFLSSLGQQYYSLMLFPLVLSILPPLLGTKNEEGTVARTVMLNWPAGLAVVLCFFLANWIVETGDFLTSWFTIAIAAFGWGLLILTIAGASIRMTIEDVRNGRSFKSGFDWLGKWIPGANSSNAQSS, encoded by the coding sequence GTGAATTCGACTTCTTCGCCGACACAGCAGCAATGCCCCACTCCCTCGGATGAAAGGCTCACCGGCGGCGCCTTTGCTCCCCGATGGATTCCACAGAACCTTTCTAGAGCTCTGTGTTCTTTCCTGTGGCCGATTGTGATTGTCGAAATCATTCACCGCGCCTGGATTCTTTCGAGCAATCTCGCGTCAACGGATGACTTTACGACCGTGTGGTCCGCCGTTGATCGCTTTGTTTCCGGGGTTCCGGTATATTCCGAAAACTATCTGACAACGGATCCGCACTACCTCTATTCGCCCGGTGCGACACTACTGCTGTCCCCTATGGCTCTATTCGGGGATATTGATTCGGGGCGACTATGGTTCGCAATAATTCAGGCCATCGCCATCGTCGCGGCGTTGGTTATGCTGCTGCGCTGGCTTGGAGTCGAAAAGCAGAGCCCACTGATTCCGGGTTTGGTTGCTATTGCGTTTTTGACTGAGCCGGTCACAAATACTCTCGACTTCACGAACGTCAACGGTTCGCTTTTCCTAGCGCTCGTTGCCTTCCTGATTCTCCTCGATATGAGGAAGAGCCTTCTGGCAGGTTTGATCATCGGGCTTGCTATCGCGATTAAACCTGTTTTCTTACCACTACTCTTTTTGCCGTTTATGCGCAGGCAATTTTCCACGGTGATTGCCGCGATTGCCGTTGTAACTGCTGCTAACGCCGCGGCCTGGCCGGTCATGGTGCAGCCGCGGGATTATATTGATATCACAATTCCTTACCTGGGCATCGTGCGCGATTATGCTAACGCATCACTCCCCGGCCAGCTGGTTTGGTTCGGCGCGAACCCGAAATTGATTTTGCTTTGGCAGGTTTTCTTTGCGGCCTTCGTAATCGTCGCACTTGTACTTCTTCTTCGTTGGCTCGAACGCGATGAAAAGTTTTGGCTTACCACGACCTCAGGGCTGCTCCTGACTGGCGCATTTTTCCTGTCCTCCCTCGGGCAGCAGTACTACTCTCTGATGCTATTCCCTCTGGTGCTGAGTATCCTGCCACCGCTGCTGGGCACTAAGAACGAAGAAGGGACGGTCGCCAGAACCGTGATGCTCAATTGGCCTGCAGGGCTTGCCGTGGTCCTCTGCTTCTTCCTGGCTAACTGGATTGTTGAAACCGGGGATTTCCTCACCTCTTGGTTCACTATTGCGATTGCGGCGTTCGGATGGGGTTTGCTGATTCTTACTATCGCAGGCGCTTCAATCAGGATGACTATTGAAGATGTCCGTAACGGGCGTAGCTTTAAGTCCGGATTCGACTGGCTCGGAAAATGGATTCCGGGCGCAAACTCATCCAACGCCCAATCGAGCTAG
- a CDS encoding dihydrofolate reductase family protein, with the protein MPTQPPFSEILKFLGHASPTSRTHFLPGQTRVSAIAVTSLDGRGAMEGTSGGLGNTMDAEIFNTHRALSDVVFAGSGTIAAEEYGPVEITDSQMEVRQEQGRREHVVMATLSRSLDIDPSLPFFSAANDLSPEPIIFTAEISNVAKDDRERFCERRKALVQAGANVVPLIEPSVYAALGELGARGYCDISFEGGPTMYAEALRLDCVDELLLTVSPFWVGAGPTTFGQAPAADDKKRKVRPREFTLADALIDDSHTFLRYFRQR; encoded by the coding sequence ATGCCTACGCAACCGCCCTTCTCCGAGATTCTCAAGTTTCTAGGCCATGCATCGCCCACTTCTCGTACCCACTTTTTACCTGGTCAGACACGTGTTTCAGCCATCGCCGTCACCAGCCTGGATGGGCGCGGCGCTATGGAGGGAACCTCTGGCGGCCTCGGCAACACCATGGACGCGGAAATCTTTAATACCCATCGCGCGCTCTCCGACGTCGTTTTCGCCGGCTCCGGAACAATCGCGGCAGAAGAATATGGCCCCGTCGAAATCACCGATAGCCAAATGGAGGTTAGACAAGAGCAAGGACGCCGTGAGCATGTCGTCATGGCTACGCTGTCACGATCCTTAGATATCGACCCATCGCTGCCATTCTTTTCCGCAGCAAACGACCTCTCTCCGGAGCCCATCATTTTCACGGCGGAAATCAGCAACGTAGCGAAAGATGACCGAGAGCGATTCTGTGAGCGTCGTAAAGCACTCGTGCAGGCTGGGGCCAACGTGGTCCCCCTTATAGAGCCAAGCGTTTACGCAGCACTTGGAGAGCTGGGAGCGAGGGGTTACTGCGATATTTCTTTTGAGGGCGGTCCGACTATGTATGCGGAAGCATTGCGCTTGGACTGTGTAGACGAGCTGCTGCTCACGGTGTCACCTTTTTGGGTCGGAGCCGGGCCAACGACGTTCGGGCAGGCTCCCGCCGCAGACGATAAAAAGAGGAAAGTTCGACCACGCGAATTTACCTTGGCGGATGCCTTAATAGACGACTCGCATACATTCCTCCGCTATTTTCGGCAGCGCTAA
- a CDS encoding ferritin, giving the protein MRLTDTLEKAFNDQLTMELTASHVYRQLAIELDLLDLSGMATWMRAQAEEEVTHANMFIAHLDNRDNRPQIGTVPAPEVKVTSALDAFRAALEHEERVSASIRALRKLADEEGDIDSRPLLDSFLSEQIEEEDTVRTIIGRLELVGDDGSGVLRIDRELGGRSDGAA; this is encoded by the coding sequence ATGCGACTTACTGACACTCTTGAAAAGGCTTTCAACGATCAACTGACCATGGAGCTGACCGCTTCCCACGTCTACCGCCAGTTGGCGATCGAGCTGGACCTGCTGGACCTGAGCGGTATGGCTACCTGGATGCGTGCGCAGGCTGAAGAAGAAGTTACTCACGCGAACATGTTCATTGCGCACCTGGACAATCGCGACAACCGTCCGCAGATTGGCACTGTTCCGGCCCCGGAGGTCAAGGTCACCAGCGCTCTCGATGCATTCCGTGCGGCTCTCGAGCATGAAGAGCGGGTCTCCGCATCGATCAGAGCACTGCGTAAGCTCGCAGACGAAGAAGGCGACATTGATTCCCGGCCGCTCCTCGACTCTTTCCTTTCTGAGCAGATCGAGGAAGAGGACACTGTCCGCACAATTATCGGCCGCCTGGAGCTAGTCGGCGATGACGGATCGGGGGTCCTGCGAATTGACCGCGAACTGGGCGGTCGTTCGGACGGGGCTGCGTAA
- a CDS encoding copper resistance CopC family protein produces the protein MSPRINTQLSGDRFHGDCRANVRRSVVGAFVGLALGANAFYVAPAALAHDAVISSVPADRQVVQEFPREVVLSFSGDPKENFNTVAVSDSDAQKVLYSHEPTVMGNQVTLPIPDDVNPGPGNYLVGFQITSSDGHSTRGKITFKVADGASADAEGNQTEVQSRDGTAEDSSAVPLWAYGLGGGLIVLIAVVVVVINRKARS, from the coding sequence GTGAGTCCCCGGATCAATACGCAACTTAGTGGAGACAGGTTCCACGGTGATTGCCGCGCTAACGTGCGCCGCAGTGTGGTCGGCGCGTTTGTCGGCCTGGCTCTAGGCGCTAATGCGTTCTATGTTGCTCCTGCTGCGCTCGCCCATGACGCTGTAATCTCCTCGGTTCCTGCTGACCGTCAGGTCGTGCAGGAGTTTCCCCGCGAAGTGGTTTTGAGTTTCTCCGGCGACCCGAAGGAAAATTTCAATACGGTCGCTGTCAGTGACAGTGATGCCCAAAAAGTGTTGTACTCTCACGAACCCACCGTGATGGGAAACCAAGTCACGCTTCCAATTCCTGATGATGTTAATCCTGGTCCCGGTAATTACCTCGTAGGGTTCCAGATCACCTCATCCGACGGTCACTCCACCCGAGGAAAGATTACCTTTAAGGTCGCGGATGGGGCTTCGGCGGATGCCGAAGGAAATCAGACCGAAGTTCAGAGTCGCGATGGCACCGCCGAAGATTCATCCGCCGTCCCGCTATGGGCCTATGGTCTGGGCGGGGGCTTGATTGTCCTCATCGCCGTTGTCGTCGTCGTTATTAACCGAAAGGCAAGATCATAA
- a CDS encoding copper chaperone PCu(A)C: MKLNRTASALVAGSAALALVLAGCSADDKAATATESASSKATEATSEMKGDEAAVTLKDAYIKEKPADKMMTGIFGTFTNSTDKDIKIESFSVEGLKDGTKFEQHDTKDGKMFPVEGGLTIPAGGELVLAPGSKHLMIMDNDEAMESGAEYKLVVKLADGSSVTQDIQVRVQAAGEENYGSDGQLENPGHNGSMEGKMDGEKGMDHEGHNH, translated from the coding sequence ATGAAGCTCAATCGCACCGCTAGTGCCCTCGTCGCAGGTTCTGCCGCGCTCGCTCTCGTCCTGGCTGGTTGCTCCGCTGACGATAAGGCTGCTACGGCTACTGAGTCGGCCTCGTCCAAAGCGACCGAAGCTACCTCCGAGATGAAGGGCGACGAGGCAGCTGTCACCCTGAAGGATGCCTACATCAAGGAAAAGCCGGCCGATAAGATGATGACCGGTATCTTCGGGACTTTCACCAACAGCACTGATAAGGACATCAAGATTGAGTCCTTCTCTGTTGAGGGGCTGAAGGACGGCACCAAGTTTGAGCAACACGACACCAAGGATGGCAAGATGTTCCCGGTTGAGGGTGGCCTGACCATTCCGGCTGGCGGTGAGTTGGTATTGGCTCCGGGCAGCAAGCACCTGATGATTATGGACAACGACGAGGCCATGGAGTCCGGCGCCGAGTACAAGCTCGTCGTGAAGCTTGCCGACGGATCCTCGGTGACCCAGGACATCCAGGTTCGTGTCCAGGCTGCTGGTGAAGAGAACTACGGTTCCGACGGTCAGCTCGAGAACCCAGGCCACAATGGCAGCATGGAGGGCAAGATGGATGGCGAAAAGGGTATGGATCACGAAGGCCATAACCACTAA
- a CDS encoding Dyp-type peroxidase: MSPDLSRRHFLGGLGVAAGASAAAAAGASQAHAIGLEREPEKPKKPPLQTATVAFDGVHQAGIDTPSQSHLWLIAFNIKKDVDRTRLRNLMRVWTDDARRMTAGKASRTDLDYELMQAPANLTITLGLGERFFEVAEKEAEKPDWLKPLPAYKTDELREEWNGGDLCLQICADDPVVVSHAARLMIRNSAPYLDVHWIQEGFLNAKGALQEGETPRNLFGQKDGTINPRAREEFKDQVWIENGADWLRGGSALVVRRIEMDMDGWDILDRISRKVATGREIDTGAPIGGKDEFETVDLSKTDEYGLPLTDPQSHVALAMPPKELPNQKLLRRVYNYDLPPEKDGRFTSNTGLVFACYQKNPLEQFHPIQQRLAEGDRMNQWIFHIGSAVFVMPRGTSESEYWAQDLLAD, translated from the coding sequence ATGTCTCCCGATCTGTCCCGGCGTCATTTCCTCGGAGGCCTGGGGGTCGCCGCCGGAGCTAGCGCAGCTGCCGCTGCCGGGGCGTCCCAGGCACATGCAATTGGATTGGAGCGTGAGCCGGAAAAGCCAAAGAAGCCGCCGCTGCAAACTGCCACGGTGGCTTTTGATGGAGTACATCAGGCAGGCATTGACACTCCTTCTCAGTCGCACCTCTGGTTAATTGCCTTCAATATCAAGAAGGACGTGGACCGGACCCGGCTGCGAAACCTCATGCGTGTTTGGACTGATGATGCGCGTCGGATGACGGCGGGCAAGGCATCGCGTACCGATCTCGACTACGAGCTGATGCAGGCGCCGGCGAACCTTACTATCACTCTTGGCCTGGGGGAGAGGTTCTTCGAAGTCGCCGAAAAAGAAGCAGAAAAGCCCGATTGGCTGAAACCTCTTCCCGCATATAAGACCGACGAACTGCGCGAAGAGTGGAACGGTGGCGATCTTTGTCTGCAAATCTGTGCTGACGATCCAGTGGTGGTCTCGCATGCCGCTCGACTGATGATTCGGAACTCGGCGCCATATTTGGACGTTCATTGGATCCAGGAAGGCTTTCTCAATGCCAAGGGGGCGCTGCAAGAAGGGGAGACTCCGCGCAACCTTTTCGGGCAGAAGGATGGGACCATCAATCCGCGCGCCCGCGAAGAGTTCAAGGACCAGGTCTGGATTGAAAACGGTGCCGATTGGCTGCGCGGGGGCTCCGCGCTAGTCGTCCGTCGCATCGAGATGGACATGGACGGCTGGGATATCCTCGACCGGATTAGCCGCAAGGTGGCAACGGGTCGAGAGATTGATACAGGTGCGCCAATCGGAGGCAAAGACGAGTTCGAAACTGTCGACCTGTCCAAGACTGACGAGTACGGTTTGCCGTTGACCGATCCCCAAAGTCACGTGGCTCTCGCGATGCCTCCCAAAGAGTTGCCAAACCAAAAGCTCCTGCGCCGCGTGTATAACTACGACCTCCCGCCCGAAAAGGACGGTCGATTCACTTCCAACACGGGCCTGGTGTTCGCCTGCTATCAAAAGAACCCCCTGGAGCAGTTCCACCCTATTCAGCAGCGCTTGGCCGAAGGTGACCGGATGAACCAGTGGATTTTCCATATTGGTTCTGCTGTATTCGTGATGCCGAGGGGAACGTCGGAAAGCGAGTACTGGGCGCAGGACCTCCTCGCGGACTAA